A region from the candidate division KSB1 bacterium genome encodes:
- a CDS encoding NADH-dependent [FeFe] hydrogenase, group A6, translated as MKITINGKECWANPGETVLKVAEREGIKIPTLCYLKGLTPTGSCRMCVVEVEGQRNLTPACAFPVFEGMKVQTNSAKVRRARKTIIELLIANHPPECLTCVRNGNCELQSLAAEYGVRSLRYQGERRHAKIDVASPSIERDPEKCILCGRCVRVCNEIQGVGAIDFARRGFNSIVMPAFDHSLNTAACVFCGQCIVHCPVGALREKSNEKITWEAINNPEKIVVAQIAPAVRVALGEEFGMEPGSIVTGKAVAALRRIGMDYVFDTNFSADLTIIEEANELLGRLKNGGKLPMLTSCSPGWIKYVEHFYPDLLENLSTCKSPHEMQGALIKSYWAEKMGIDPAKIFVVSIMPCTAKKFEAKRPELGGRYPDVDAVLTTRELANMIRIAGIDFMRLKDDHFDDPLGEATGAAVIFGATGGVMEAALRTAYFTVTGKEMADIEFRQVRGLDGVKEADVTLNGTTLRVAAVNALRNIKPILDAIRSGNSPYHFIEVMACPGGCINGGGQPLPSDIEKTEKRMAAIYRIDRELAKRSSHQNESVQKLYEEYLEHPNSHRAHELLHTHYYNRGE; from the coding sequence ATGAAAATCACGATAAACGGTAAGGAATGTTGGGCCAATCCCGGAGAGACCGTCCTCAAAGTGGCGGAGCGGGAGGGCATCAAGATTCCCACCTTGTGCTACTTGAAAGGTCTGACGCCGACGGGATCCTGCCGCATGTGTGTGGTTGAGGTCGAGGGCCAACGCAATTTGACGCCCGCCTGCGCCTTCCCGGTCTTTGAAGGCATGAAGGTGCAGACCAATTCGGCAAAGGTAAGACGGGCGCGCAAGACCATCATTGAGCTTTTGATCGCCAATCATCCGCCGGAGTGTCTGACCTGTGTGCGCAACGGCAACTGCGAGCTGCAGTCCCTGGCCGCCGAATACGGCGTGCGCAGTCTGCGTTACCAAGGCGAGCGCCGTCACGCCAAAATCGACGTCGCCAGTCCATCCATCGAGCGCGATCCGGAAAAATGCATCCTTTGCGGCCGCTGTGTGCGTGTTTGTAATGAAATCCAAGGCGTCGGCGCCATTGATTTCGCCAGGCGGGGATTCAACAGCATCGTCATGCCGGCATTCGATCACAGCCTCAACACCGCCGCCTGCGTCTTTTGCGGTCAGTGCATCGTCCATTGTCCGGTCGGCGCTCTCCGCGAAAAGAGCAATGAAAAGATCACCTGGGAGGCGATCAATAATCCGGAAAAGATCGTCGTGGCGCAGATTGCACCGGCGGTGCGCGTGGCTCTGGGCGAAGAGTTCGGCATGGAGCCCGGCAGCATCGTCACCGGCAAGGCTGTCGCGGCGCTGCGGCGTATCGGTATGGACTATGTTTTTGATACCAATTTCAGCGCCGACCTGACGATCATTGAAGAGGCCAATGAGCTGCTGGGTCGCCTGAAAAACGGCGGCAAGCTGCCGATGCTGACCTCCTGCAGCCCCGGCTGGATCAAGTACGTCGAGCACTTTTATCCCGATCTTTTGGAAAATCTTTCCACCTGTAAATCGCCGCACGAAATGCAGGGTGCGCTGATCAAATCCTATTGGGCGGAAAAAATGGGCATCGACCCGGCCAAGATCTTTGTGGTTTCGATCATGCCCTGCACGGCAAAAAAGTTCGAAGCCAAGCGTCCGGAGCTGGGCGGCCGCTACCCGGACGTCGATGCCGTGCTGACCACGCGCGAGCTGGCGAACATGATCCGCATTGCCGGTATCGACTTTATGCGGCTCAAGGATGATCATTTCGACGATCCCTTGGGAGAAGCGACCGGTGCCGCGGTCATTTTCGGCGCCACCGGCGGCGTGATGGAAGCGGCTTTGCGGACCGCCTACTTTACCGTCACCGGCAAAGAGATGGCGGATATCGAGTTTCGACAGGTGCGCGGACTGGACGGCGTGAAAGAAGCTGATGTTACCCTCAACGGCACGACGCTGCGCGTAGCGGCTGTGAACGCTTTGCGAAACATCAAGCCGATCCTTGATGCCATTCGCTCCGGCAACTCGCCTTATCACTTTATCGAAGTGATGGCCTGCCCGGGAGGCTGCATCAACGGCGGCGGTCAACCGCTGCCGAGCGACATCGAAAAGACGGAAAAGCGCATGGCCGCCATCTATCGCATCGACCGCGAGTTGGCCAAACGCAGCTCGCACCAAAACGAATCGGTGCAAAAGCTCTACGAAGAGTACCTGGAGCATCCCAACAGCCACCGCGCTCATGAGCTGCTCCATACGCACTATTACAATCGCGGAGAATAA
- a CDS encoding NADH-quinone oxidoreductase subunit NuoF: MARDTFQQVFTNCRHSAENPCSYFIDCITSGQKCHQSEASNQRLRRLKDRLLLVEHDHPVFLVGMGTCGLANGAQKVYEALQSELAAWDAKAQLIPVGCVGYCAREVIVDVKLPGHPRVSYGEVTPQDVPAIVEAAKRNEIVESKLLGLYEGVSRNGWGGYPLFQQLPFFKKQKKIVLDNCGVIDPDDIDQYLARGGYSALSKALNRMSREEVINEVKNGGLRGRGGGGFPTGLKWELAAKAKGDKKYVVCNADEGDPGAFMDRALLEGDPHKVIEGMIICAYAVGADEGYIYCRAEYPLAIQRIERAIADAKAYGLLGRNILGSGFSFTLKLKKGAGAFVCGEETALIHSIEGKRGMPSPKPPYPANQGLFGKPTVINNVETFGNVPVLLNMGAEAYASIGTQGSKGTKIFALSGNVNNVGLVEVPMGITLREIIFDIGGGIPNGRKFKAVQIGGPSGGALPESVIDTPIDYESLKDIGAMMGSGGLVVMDEKTCMVDLAKYFMTFIQSESCGKCIPCREGTKRLLETLERLTRSYRSERTQEEAMQRFQGMIYLERLSEVIKSTSLCGLGQTAANPVLSTLRYFRDEYEAHLYDRKCPAGVCAELLTYRIDTDKCTGCTLCARKCPQNAILGEKQKAHYIIDEKCIRCDQCRLNCKFNAIIVE, translated from the coding sequence GTGGCTCGCGATACATTTCAGCAGGTTTTCACGAACTGTCGGCACAGTGCGGAAAACCCCTGCAGCTATTTTATCGACTGCATTACCTCTGGGCAGAAATGCCATCAATCCGAGGCTTCGAATCAGCGGCTGCGTCGGCTGAAGGATCGGCTGCTGTTGGTCGAGCATGATCATCCGGTCTTTCTGGTCGGCATGGGTACCTGCGGCTTGGCGAACGGCGCGCAAAAGGTCTATGAAGCGCTGCAGTCCGAGTTGGCGGCTTGGGACGCCAAAGCCCAACTGATCCCCGTCGGTTGCGTCGGCTATTGTGCGCGCGAAGTGATAGTGGACGTCAAGCTGCCCGGTCATCCGCGCGTGTCCTACGGCGAAGTGACGCCGCAGGATGTGCCGGCCATCGTCGAGGCGGCAAAGCGAAACGAAATCGTCGAAAGCAAACTGCTCGGCCTCTATGAGGGCGTTTCGCGCAACGGCTGGGGCGGGTATCCGCTTTTCCAACAGCTGCCGTTCTTCAAGAAGCAGAAAAAGATCGTCTTGGACAACTGCGGCGTCATCGATCCGGACGACATCGATCAGTATTTGGCGCGCGGCGGTTATTCGGCGCTTTCCAAGGCGCTGAACCGCATGTCCCGCGAAGAGGTCATCAACGAAGTAAAGAACGGCGGCCTGCGCGGACGCGGCGGCGGCGGCTTTCCCACCGGCCTTAAATGGGAGCTGGCGGCAAAAGCCAAGGGCGACAAAAAGTATGTCGTCTGCAACGCCGATGAAGGCGATCCGGGCGCGTTCATGGATCGCGCGCTGCTCGAGGGCGATCCCCATAAGGTCATCGAAGGCATGATCATCTGCGCTTATGCCGTCGGCGCCGACGAGGGATACATCTATTGCCGCGCCGAGTACCCGCTGGCCATTCAACGCATCGAGCGCGCCATCGCCGATGCCAAAGCATACGGCCTTCTCGGCCGCAACATATTGGGAAGCGGCTTTTCGTTTACTCTCAAACTGAAAAAAGGCGCAGGCGCCTTTGTCTGCGGCGAGGAAACTGCTCTCATCCATTCCATCGAGGGCAAGCGCGGCATGCCGAGTCCTAAACCGCCGTATCCTGCAAATCAAGGGCTGTTCGGCAAACCGACGGTCATCAACAACGTGGAAACGTTCGGCAATGTGCCGGTGCTGCTGAACATGGGCGCGGAGGCCTACGCTTCCATCGGCACGCAGGGATCCAAGGGTACCAAGATCTTTGCCCTTTCCGGTAACGTCAACAACGTCGGGCTGGTGGAGGTGCCGATGGGCATAACGCTGCGGGAGATCATTTTCGATATCGGCGGCGGCATTCCCAACGGCAGAAAATTCAAAGCCGTACAGATCGGCGGTCCCTCCGGCGGCGCCTTGCCCGAGTCGGTCATCGATACGCCGATCGACTATGAATCGCTCAAGGACATCGGCGCCATGATGGGTTCCGGCGGCCTGGTGGTGATGGACGAAAAGACCTGCATGGTCGATTTGGCCAAATACTTTATGACCTTTATCCAGTCGGAATCGTGCGGCAAGTGCATTCCCTGCCGCGAGGGCACCAAGCGCCTGCTCGAAACCTTGGAGCGGTTGACCCGCAGCTATCGCAGCGAACGCACGCAGGAAGAGGCCATGCAGCGGTTCCAAGGCATGATCTATTTGGAGCGGCTTTCGGAGGTGATAAAGAGCACGTCGTTGTGCGGATTGGGTCAGACTGCCGCGAACCCGGTTCTCAGCACGTTGCGCTATTTCCGCGACGAATATGAGGCGCATCTGTACGACCGCAAGTGTCCTGCAGGCGTCTGCGCCGAGCTGCTGACCTATCGCATCGATACCGACAAATGCACCGGCTGCACGTTGTGCGCCCGCAAGTGCCCGCAGAACGCCATTCTTGGGGAAAAGCAAAAGGCGCACTATATCATCGACGAAAAGTGCATCCGCTGCGATCAGTGTCGTTTGAACTGCAAGTTTAACGCGATTATTGTGGAATAA
- the nuoE gene encoding NADH-quinone oxidoreductase subunit NuoE, which translates to METESILTKYPAGDPSALIAILQDIQQVHGYLPEKELQKVARHSGLPMARIYGVATFYNQFRLQPLGKYVIRVCRGTACHVKGSFNILQTLENELGIKAGQTTRDLMFTIETVACIGACSIAPVIMVNDECYGKLDSKKVKKLLNEFRKAEEE; encoded by the coding sequence ATGGAGACTGAATCGATTCTTACCAAATATCCTGCCGGCGACCCTTCGGCGCTCATTGCAATTCTGCAGGATATTCAGCAGGTTCACGGCTATCTGCCCGAAAAAGAATTGCAGAAGGTGGCCAGGCATTCCGGCCTGCCGATGGCGCGCATTTACGGCGTCGCCACCTTTTATAATCAATTTCGGCTGCAGCCGCTGGGCAAATATGTCATTCGCGTCTGCCGCGGAACGGCCTGCCATGTAAAAGGCTCGTTCAACATTCTGCAGACGCTCGAAAACGAGCTCGGCATCAAGGCGGGGCAAACGACCCGCGACCTGATGTTCACCATCGAGACCGTCGCCTGTATCGGCGCCTGCAGCATTGCGCCGGTGATTATGGTCAATGATGAATGCTACGGCAAGCTCGATTCTAAAAAAGTGAAAAAACTCTTGAACGAATTTCGCAAAGCGGAAGAGGAGTAA
- a CDS encoding response regulator: MDRPLVILLADDDPDFVEINKTILESAGWEVDAVLSSHEVLPQLLRKKYDLLILDLMMEEMDAGFTVAYAVREHPELRDLPILLLTSAEERTGFSFQFDKDKEWMKVDGYAAKPLRPAELIARVRSMVENRSVEHRLSYSQTE, encoded by the coding sequence ATGGATAGACCGCTTGTCATATTGTTGGCCGACGACGATCCGGACTTTGTCGAAATCAACAAAACCATCCTCGAGAGCGCAGGCTGGGAGGTGGATGCCGTTCTTTCTTCGCACGAGGTTCTGCCGCAGCTGCTGCGCAAAAAATACGATCTATTGATCCTCGATTTGATGATGGAAGAAATGGACGCCGGCTTTACGGTTGCTTATGCGGTGCGCGAACACCCTGAGCTGCGCGATCTGCCGATTTTGCTCCTGACTTCGGCCGAGGAGCGTACCGGCTTTTCCTTCCAATTCGATAAAGACAAGGAGTGGATGAAGGTGGACGGCTATGCGGCTAAACCGCTGCGGCCTGCCGAACTGATCGCTCGCGTCAGAAGCATGGTGGAAAACCGATCTGTTGAACATAGATTATCATATTCACAAACGGAGTAA
- a CDS encoding response regulator, with amino-acid sequence MNCLLISHKLERNQDELIAFLRRHHVEVDTAEDQWNGLHKAHQKQYDVVVLDAESVGDPIDGAIRLLRDCNPMVRIIVQAEKNSRDLEAAARKEKIFFYHVTSFGKKEIKTALSYALGLKQDA; translated from the coding sequence ATGAACTGCCTTTTGATCTCGCACAAGCTGGAACGAAACCAAGACGAGCTGATCGCTTTTCTGCGGCGGCATCACGTCGAAGTGGATACGGCCGAAGACCAATGGAACGGCCTGCACAAAGCGCATCAGAAGCAGTACGACGTCGTGGTGCTGGACGCCGAAAGCGTCGGCGACCCCATTGACGGCGCCATTCGTCTGTTGCGCGACTGCAATCCCATGGTGCGCATCATCGTTCAGGCGGAAAAGAACAGCCGCGATCTCGAGGCGGCGGCGCGCAAGGAAAAGATCTTTTTCTATCACGTGACCTCCTTTGGAAAGAAAGAGATCAAAACGGCGCTCAGTTATGCATTGGGCTTAAAACAGGACGCTTGA